The following proteins come from a genomic window of Microbacterium sulfonylureivorans:
- a CDS encoding ABC transporter ATP-binding protein — MTAPERDPSAALAAEAGVPLVRVRDLAITHDGETTAAPASVTFDIAAGEVVLLLGPSGSGKSTLTLALNGLIPHAVPADVDGTVEVAGVDTVATTVAELSTRVAMVFQDPDAQLVTGTLLDEVAFGPENLRMPVAEVLARAEAALRRVGLWERRSENPDRLSGGGRQRLAIACALAMGSPLLVLDEPTANLDPRGIEEVYAALAELVSSGDRAILLVEHNLDAAVGFVDRVVVLDQDGRLAADGTVDDVLRRRADELHAMGVWLPVSAIAALRLRRAGYALDPLPLTPDELRAALEGLPAAPPSVVERAPRDASSRAEASAPLITVRGLTLRRGRTEVLHGIDLDIAEGEFVAVVGANGAGKTTLIQALAGVVPPPKGSVHVGGLDVGRSDARTLSSRIGFVFQNPEHQFIAHTVFDEIAHGLRRQHLSDDEVRIRTVALLERFGLDSRAGAHPFLLSGGQKRRLSVGTALVAGAPVLVLDEPTFGQDRARADELLKLLGELNAEGTTVVVVTHDMQLVTEYTHRTIVLADGRVLAAGPTPEVFGDTELIERAGLRLPPLRRALHGMEGHPELSGVARLADLPDGVGGSA, encoded by the coding sequence GTGACCGCACCCGAGCGCGACCCTTCCGCCGCGCTCGCGGCGGAAGCCGGCGTGCCCCTGGTGAGGGTCCGCGATCTGGCGATCACGCATGACGGCGAGACGACGGCGGCTCCGGCATCCGTCACCTTCGACATCGCCGCGGGCGAGGTCGTGCTGCTGCTCGGGCCGAGCGGGTCGGGCAAGTCCACGCTCACGCTCGCGCTGAACGGGCTGATCCCGCACGCGGTCCCCGCTGACGTCGACGGCACGGTCGAGGTCGCCGGAGTCGACACCGTCGCGACGACGGTCGCCGAGCTCAGCACGCGGGTCGCGATGGTGTTCCAGGATCCCGACGCACAGCTCGTGACGGGAACCCTGCTCGACGAGGTGGCCTTCGGCCCCGAGAACCTCCGGATGCCGGTGGCCGAGGTGCTCGCGCGCGCCGAGGCCGCGCTGCGCCGCGTCGGGCTGTGGGAGCGTCGCTCCGAGAATCCCGACCGGCTGTCGGGCGGCGGGCGACAGCGTCTCGCCATCGCGTGCGCCCTCGCGATGGGCTCGCCGCTGCTCGTGCTCGACGAGCCGACCGCGAACCTCGACCCGCGCGGGATCGAGGAGGTGTACGCCGCCCTCGCCGAGCTCGTCTCGTCGGGCGACCGTGCGATCCTGCTCGTCGAGCACAATCTCGACGCCGCCGTCGGCTTCGTCGACCGCGTCGTGGTGCTCGACCAGGACGGCCGGCTGGCCGCCGACGGCACCGTCGACGACGTGCTGCGCCGCCGCGCCGACGAGCTCCACGCGATGGGCGTGTGGCTGCCGGTCTCGGCGATCGCCGCGCTGCGCCTCCGCCGCGCCGGGTACGCCCTCGATCCGCTGCCCCTCACGCCCGACGAACTGCGCGCGGCCCTCGAGGGGCTCCCTGCCGCGCCCCCTTCAGTGGTCGAGCGAGCGCCGCGCGACGCATCCTCCCGGGCCGAGGCATCCGCTCCCCTCATCACGGTGCGCGGCCTCACCCTCCGCCGCGGGCGGACCGAGGTGCTGCACGGCATCGACCTCGACATCGCCGAGGGCGAGTTCGTCGCGGTCGTCGGCGCCAACGGCGCAGGCAAGACGACCCTCATCCAGGCGCTCGCGGGCGTCGTGCCGCCGCCGAAGGGCAGCGTGCACGTCGGGGGACTCGACGTCGGACGCTCCGACGCCCGCACGCTGTCGTCGCGGATCGGTTTCGTGTTCCAGAACCCCGAGCACCAGTTCATCGCGCACACGGTGTTCGACGAGATCGCGCACGGCCTTCGGCGGCAGCACCTGTCCGACGATGAAGTCCGAATCCGCACCGTCGCCCTGCTCGAGCGCTTCGGGCTCGACAGCAGGGCCGGCGCCCATCCGTTCCTGCTGTCGGGCGGGCAGAAGCGGCGCCTCTCGGTAGGCACCGCTCTCGTCGCCGGCGCACCGGTGCTGGTGCTCGACGAGCCGACGTTCGGGCAGGATCGCGCCCGCGCCGACGAGCTGCTGAAGCTGCTGGGCGAGCTGAACGCCGAGGGCACCACCGTCGTCGTCGTCACCCACGACATGCAGCTCGTGACCGAGTACACGCATCGCACGATCGTCCTCGCGGACGGACGCGTGCTCGCCGCCGGACCGACTCCCGAGGTGTTCGGCGACACCGAGCTGATCGAGCGCGCCGGCCTGCGGCTGCCGCCGCTCCGGCGAGCGCTGCACGGCATGGAGGGGCATCCCGAGCTCTCGGGTGTCGCGCGCCTCGCCGATCTTCCCGACGGCGTCGGAGGATCGGCATGA
- a CDS encoding ECF transporter S component: MAAASRLSTSVLLTCAAIGVAAGVLQAGAGAISAPVSAAVPILYGLVLGVHVLPGVIAQELLRAPWVALITHLIAALVASAVVPVWIGRYVGTALLIGGLQELIAAASRYRRWEPWRFFLSAVIIGVVIAAAIWFAADAARFPLWAQIVYVALFVIGPVLWTAVGLAIGRALRRAGVPRRRAH, encoded by the coding sequence GTGGCTGCCGCTTCCCGACTCTCGACGAGCGTTCTGCTCACGTGCGCGGCGATCGGCGTCGCCGCGGGCGTGCTTCAGGCCGGTGCCGGCGCGATCAGCGCGCCTGTCTCCGCCGCGGTGCCGATCCTGTACGGACTCGTGCTCGGCGTCCACGTCCTCCCCGGCGTCATCGCGCAGGAGCTGCTGCGCGCGCCCTGGGTCGCGCTGATCACCCACCTCATCGCGGCCCTCGTCGCGAGCGCCGTCGTTCCGGTGTGGATCGGCCGCTACGTCGGAACCGCACTGCTCATCGGCGGCCTGCAGGAGCTCATCGCCGCGGCATCCCGCTACCGCAGATGGGAGCCGTGGCGGTTCTTCCTCTCGGCGGTGATCATCGGCGTCGTCATCGCGGCGGCGATCTGGTTCGCCGCCGACGCAGCGCGATTCCCGCTGTGGGCGCAGATCGTCTACGTCGCGCTGTTCGTCATCGGCCCGGTGCTGTGGACGGCCGTCGGTCTCGCAATCGGCCGTGCTCTGCGTCGGGCCGGCGTCCCGCGGCGTCGAGCGCACTGA
- a CDS encoding pirin family protein has translation MTRLDTDDAVATEASADCDGPRALLLEAREVPLGGVRAMSVRRALPQRDLPLVGAWCFLDRFGPQVARMRVEPHPHIGLQTVTWPFAGDVRHRDSVGSDVTVRRGALNLMTSGAGISHSEYSVGEDAAPLDALQLWVALPESRRHGAPAFEQHPELPVVELPSVSGPPGAAAVVLGDFAGVSSPATTYTPIVGAEIRVSAGSRLRLPLDPAWEHAVVGIDGDLAVHTGPDAATAVDSEHLLYLGIGREGVEVSSESGATLFLLGGEPFEDDIVMWWNFVGRTHEDIVEARDAWEAGGERFGRVVDHGDERIPAPPLPAVRLTRRRRRL, from the coding sequence ATGACGAGGCTCGACACCGACGACGCGGTCGCGACCGAGGCATCCGCCGACTGCGACGGACCTCGCGCTCTGCTGCTCGAGGCCCGCGAGGTTCCCCTGGGCGGCGTCCGGGCGATGTCGGTGCGGCGCGCTCTGCCCCAGCGCGACCTTCCGCTCGTCGGGGCCTGGTGCTTCCTCGACCGGTTCGGGCCGCAGGTCGCGCGCATGCGCGTCGAGCCGCATCCGCACATCGGGCTGCAGACAGTGACCTGGCCGTTCGCCGGAGACGTGCGCCACCGCGACTCGGTCGGCAGCGACGTCACGGTGCGCCGCGGTGCGCTCAACCTCATGACGAGCGGCGCGGGCATCTCGCACTCCGAGTACTCGGTGGGCGAGGATGCCGCGCCCCTCGACGCCCTGCAGCTGTGGGTCGCCCTGCCCGAGTCGCGTCGGCACGGCGCTCCGGCGTTCGAGCAGCATCCGGAGCTGCCGGTGGTGGAGCTGCCCTCCGTGTCTGGTCCACCGGGGGCGGCGGCCGTCGTGCTCGGCGACTTCGCCGGCGTCTCATCGCCCGCCACGACCTACACCCCGATCGTGGGTGCCGAGATCCGCGTGTCCGCCGGATCGCGATTGCGCCTGCCGCTCGATCCGGCGTGGGAGCACGCCGTCGTCGGGATCGATGGCGATCTGGCCGTTCACACGGGGCCGGATGCCGCGACCGCCGTGGACAGTGAGCATCTGCTGTACCTCGGGATCGGCCGAGAGGGCGTGGAGGTCTCCAGCGAATCCGGCGCGACACTGTTCCTCCTCGGTGGCGAGCCCTTCGAGGACGACATCGTGATGTGGTGGAACTTCGTGGGCCGCACGCACGAGGACATCGTCGAGGCGCGCGACGCGTGGGAAGCGGGCGGCGAGAGGTTCGGCCGGGTCGTGGATCACGGCGACGAGCGGATCCCGGCGCCGCCACTGCCTGCGGTACGCCTCACACGGCGTCGCCGGCGGCTCTGA
- a CDS encoding GNAT family N-acetyltransferase: MPASTDEITVVRNDEDRRYEIHVGDILAGFTQFRVDRLGRYLYPHTEVDPAFRGRGLAQKVVAEAMADSARRGETVVPHCPVVAKYLHENDVPGLTVEWPSHARPE, translated from the coding sequence ATGCCCGCCTCCACAGATGAGATCACCGTCGTGCGCAACGACGAGGACCGCCGCTACGAGATCCACGTGGGCGACATCCTCGCAGGATTCACCCAGTTCAGGGTGGATCGGCTCGGGCGCTACCTCTATCCCCACACCGAGGTCGACCCGGCCTTCCGCGGCCGCGGCCTCGCCCAGAAGGTCGTGGCCGAGGCGATGGCGGACTCGGCCCGCCGGGGCGAGACCGTCGTGCCGCACTGCCCGGTGGTGGCGAAGTACCTCCACGAGAACGACGTGCCCGGCCTGACGGTCGAGTGGCCGTCTCACGCCCGCCCCGAGTGA
- a CDS encoding DEAD/DEAH box helicase: MPLSLLDAVPRGADDDTAYLGFVEWAEDRGLTLYPAQDEAVIEIVSGSNVVLSTPTGTGKSLVAVAAHAAALSRGGRSYYTAPIKALVSEKFFALVDIFGAANVGMVTGDSSVNPEAPIICCTAEILANLALRQGADAAVDQVVMDEFHYYGDPDRGWAWQVPLLLLPRAQFILMSATLGDVTAIADDLSRRTGRPTARITGVERPVPLHFSYARTPVHETVEDLLHTGQSPVYIVHFSQAAAMERAQALSSTRVVSREQRDAIAEAIGGFRFTTAFGKTLSRYVRAGIGVHHAGMLPRYRRLVETLAQRGLLRVICGTDTLGVGINVPIRTVMVTALAKYDGQRMRQLSAREFHQVAGRAGRAGYDTAGTVVVMAPDHEIENTAAVAKAGDDPKKLKKVVRKKAPQGFVNWSESTFERLVDAEPEPLVPQLQLTAAMLINVIARGGDVFANVRSLVRDNHEPRARQFELARRALAIFRTLLAADVVEILPGGGIRLTVDLQPNFALNQPLSPFALAAIGLFDPEVELRHGAAAAGAPGTAGTGHYALDVVSVIEATLDDPRPVLSQQQFLARGEAVAAMKRDGIEYDERMELLEGVTYPKPLEELLAQSYEVFASSQPWIRDFELSPKSVVRDMFERALSFAELINHYQLARSEGLVLRYLSDAYRAIRQTVPTEAQTPDLLDLVAWLGELVRQVDSSLVDEWEALINPVDDPTAPVVPPAPPSVLTNRRAFLVLVRNELFRRVQLAALQRDDDLVALDPDVDWPAALDAYFDEHDELRTGGPARSPRLVTIDETDAEASGLWKVEQTIDDPAGDHDWRIRGVVDLAASEEEGTAVVRITEVVRL; encoded by the coding sequence ATGCCCCTCTCCCTCCTCGACGCCGTGCCGCGCGGCGCCGACGACGACACCGCCTATCTCGGGTTCGTCGAGTGGGCGGAGGATCGCGGGCTGACGCTGTATCCCGCGCAGGACGAGGCGGTCATCGAGATCGTCTCGGGGTCGAACGTCGTCCTGTCCACCCCGACCGGCACGGGCAAGTCGCTCGTCGCCGTCGCGGCCCACGCCGCCGCGCTCTCGCGAGGGGGGCGTTCCTACTACACGGCGCCGATCAAAGCCCTCGTGAGCGAGAAGTTCTTCGCCCTCGTCGACATCTTCGGGGCGGCGAACGTGGGCATGGTCACCGGCGACTCGTCGGTCAACCCCGAGGCCCCCATCATCTGCTGCACGGCCGAGATCCTGGCGAACCTCGCGCTGCGCCAGGGAGCCGATGCGGCCGTCGACCAGGTCGTGATGGACGAGTTCCACTACTACGGCGACCCCGACCGCGGCTGGGCCTGGCAGGTCCCGCTGCTGCTGCTCCCGCGTGCGCAGTTCATCCTGATGTCGGCGACCCTGGGCGACGTCACCGCGATCGCCGACGACCTGTCCCGGCGCACCGGCCGCCCGACGGCGCGCATCACCGGCGTCGAGCGCCCGGTGCCGCTGCACTTCTCCTACGCGCGCACGCCCGTGCACGAGACCGTCGAGGACCTCCTGCACACCGGGCAGTCCCCGGTGTACATCGTGCACTTCTCCCAGGCGGCCGCGATGGAGCGGGCGCAGGCGCTGTCGAGCACCCGCGTCGTCAGCCGCGAGCAGCGCGACGCCATCGCCGAGGCGATCGGCGGATTCCGGTTCACGACCGCCTTCGGCAAGACCCTGTCGCGCTATGTGCGCGCCGGGATCGGCGTGCACCACGCCGGCATGCTCCCCCGCTACCGGCGTCTCGTGGAGACCCTCGCGCAGCGCGGGCTGCTGCGGGTGATCTGCGGCACCGACACACTCGGCGTGGGGATCAACGTGCCGATCCGCACGGTCATGGTCACCGCGCTCGCCAAGTACGACGGACAGCGGATGCGGCAGCTCAGCGCCCGCGAGTTCCACCAGGTAGCCGGCCGCGCAGGCCGGGCCGGCTACGACACCGCGGGGACGGTCGTCGTGATGGCGCCGGACCACGAGATCGAGAACACCGCCGCGGTCGCCAAGGCCGGAGACGACCCGAAGAAGCTCAAGAAGGTCGTGCGCAAGAAGGCGCCGCAGGGCTTCGTCAACTGGAGCGAGTCCACCTTCGAGAGGCTCGTGGATGCCGAGCCCGAGCCGCTCGTGCCGCAGCTGCAGCTCACCGCGGCGATGCTCATCAACGTCATCGCGCGCGGCGGCGACGTGTTCGCCAACGTGCGCTCGCTGGTGCGCGACAACCACGAGCCCCGCGCCCGGCAGTTCGAGCTCGCCCGGCGGGCGCTCGCCATCTTCCGCACGCTGCTCGCCGCCGACGTGGTCGAGATCCTGCCCGGCGGCGGCATCCGGCTCACCGTCGATCTGCAGCCGAACTTCGCGCTCAACCAGCCCCTGTCGCCGTTCGCGCTCGCCGCGATCGGCCTCTTCGACCCCGAGGTCGAGCTGCGCCACGGTGCGGCGGCCGCCGGAGCGCCCGGAACCGCCGGCACCGGCCACTACGCGCTCGACGTCGTCAGCGTGATCGAGGCGACGCTAGACGACCCGCGCCCCGTGCTGTCGCAGCAGCAGTTCCTCGCCCGCGGCGAGGCCGTCGCCGCGATGAAGCGCGACGGAATCGAGTACGACGAGCGCATGGAGCTGCTCGAGGGCGTCACGTATCCGAAGCCTCTGGAGGAGCTGCTCGCGCAGTCGTACGAGGTGTTCGCGTCGAGCCAGCCGTGGATCCGCGACTTCGAGCTGTCGCCCAAATCGGTCGTGCGCGACATGTTCGAGCGCGCCCTGTCGTTCGCCGAGCTCATCAACCACTACCAGCTCGCCCGCAGCGAGGGACTGGTGCTGCGCTACCTCAGCGACGCCTACCGCGCGATCCGCCAGACCGTGCCGACCGAGGCGCAGACCCCGGACCTGCTCGACCTCGTCGCATGGCTCGGCGAGCTCGTGCGCCAGGTCGACTCGAGCCTCGTCGACGAGTGGGAGGCGCTGATCAACCCGGTCGACGACCCCACGGCGCCCGTGGTGCCGCCCGCGCCGCCGTCGGTGCTCACGAACCGCCGGGCGTTCCTCGTGCTCGTGCGCAACGAGCTCTTCCGCCGCGTGCAGCTGGCGGCCCTGCAGCGCGACGACGACCTCGTCGCCCTGGATCCGGACGTCGACTGGCCGGCCGCCCTCGACGCGTACTTCGACGAGCACGACGAGCTCCGCACGGGCGGACCGGCGAGGTCGCCGCGGCTCGTGACGATCGACGAGACGGATGCCGAGGCATCCGGTCTCTGGAAGGTGGAGCAGACGATCGACGATCCCGCGGGCGACCACGACTGGCGCATCCGCGGGGTCGTCGACCTCGCCGCGTCCGAGGAGGAGGGCACCGCCGTGGTGCGGATCACCGAGGTCGTGCGGCTGTAG
- a CDS encoding SDR family oxidoreductase: MFSSAPLPFHGKTALVTGVSRRRGIGFAVASKLARLGASVFIHHYSPHDADQPWGGDDLDAVRAGLREALTPEASLGDLSADLRDAAEISRLVDAARGLTGRLDILVCNHAQSGGDGSILDMTAERLDGFWAANTRSTLLLTREFAALHGSPAPGARPGERTGRTEPFAEPVGRVFWMTSGQIHGPMRGEVAYATSKAALAGITKTVAAELLDLGIILNTIDPGPVNTGYLDPETTDRPLEELTELVRATPFGRFGHPDDPARLIAWLSTPDGAWVVGQVLSSDGGLGLA, encoded by the coding sequence ATGTTCTCCTCGGCTCCCCTCCCTTTTCACGGGAAGACCGCCCTCGTCACCGGCGTCTCCCGCCGCCGCGGCATCGGCTTCGCCGTCGCCTCGAAGCTCGCCCGCCTCGGTGCGAGCGTGTTCATCCACCACTACAGTCCCCACGATGCCGATCAGCCGTGGGGCGGAGACGATCTCGACGCAGTCCGCGCGGGGCTGCGCGAAGCGCTGACGCCCGAGGCATCCCTCGGCGATCTGAGCGCCGACCTCCGCGACGCCGCCGAGATCTCGCGCCTGGTCGATGCCGCTCGCGGACTCACCGGCCGACTGGACATCCTCGTCTGCAACCACGCGCAGAGCGGCGGAGACGGGTCGATCCTCGACATGACGGCCGAGCGGCTCGACGGCTTCTGGGCGGCGAACACGCGGTCGACCCTGCTGCTGACCCGGGAGTTCGCCGCGTTGCACGGCTCGCCCGCTCCCGGCGCACGGCCGGGCGAGCGCACCGGGCGCACCGAGCCCTTCGCCGAGCCGGTCGGGCGCGTGTTCTGGATGACCTCCGGCCAGATCCACGGCCCGATGCGCGGCGAGGTCGCCTACGCCACGAGCAAGGCCGCGCTCGCCGGCATCACCAAGACGGTCGCCGCCGAGCTGCTCGACCTCGGCATCATCCTCAACACGATCGACCCCGGGCCGGTCAACACGGGCTACCTCGACCCGGAGACGACCGACCGGCCGCTCGAGGAGCTCACCGAACTCGTGCGCGCGACGCCGTTCGGACGATTCGGCCACCCCGACGACCCCGCGCGGCTCATCGCGTGGCTGTCGACGCCGGACGGCGCCTGGGTCGTCGGGCAGGTCCTCAGCAGCGACGGAGGGCTCGGGCTCGCCTGA
- the recQ gene encoding DNA helicase RecQ: MSIPQGDPYADLVWDPDELAPPPEFDEPPYVEPSRGFAPPAPSLGAPEPAFAAAPRRDFAGADPRAVLHEVYGYDTFRGEQGAIVEHVIAGGDAVVLMPTGGGKSVCYQVPALVRAGTGLVVSPLIALMHDQVDALVANGVRAAYLNSTQSPPERAAVEQAYLAGDLDLLYVAPERLNTEATLRFLARGRLSVIAIDEAHCVSQWGHDFRPDYLALGDLAERFPGVPRLALTATATPATHREMTERLRLPGARHFVSSFDRPNIQYRIDAKTDPRRQLAAFIRSQPEGSAGIVYALSRKSVEQTAEFLRTQGFDALPYHAGLDSSIRSANQSRFLRDDGVVMVATIAFGMGIDKPDVRFVAHIDLPKSVEGYYQETGRAGRDGDPSVVWMAYGLGDVVQQRRMIDQSPGDRAYKTRLGQHLDAMLGLCETIGCRRQNLLAYFGQDSAPCGNCDTCLEAPETWDGLVPAQKLLSTIVRLQRERNQAFGAGHLIDILRGSSTERIRQQGHDALSTYGLGSDLSEQDWRSVIRQLLARGILVSRGEYGTLALGEPAGGVLRGETPVPLRRDVLGRTTTTRVRKTSASDTLAEGDRSLFEALREWRAGIAKELGVPAYIVFGDATLRALAEIRPASLADLDGVTGIGAKKREAYGDAVLEVIRAA; this comes from the coding sequence ATGAGCATTCCGCAGGGCGACCCGTACGCCGACCTCGTGTGGGACCCCGACGAGCTCGCTCCGCCGCCCGAGTTCGACGAGCCGCCCTACGTCGAGCCGTCGCGCGGGTTCGCGCCACCCGCGCCGAGCCTCGGGGCGCCCGAGCCGGCGTTCGCAGCGGCGCCGCGCCGCGACTTCGCCGGCGCCGATCCGCGCGCCGTGCTCCACGAGGTCTACGGCTACGACACGTTCCGCGGCGAGCAGGGGGCCATCGTCGAGCACGTGATCGCCGGTGGCGACGCCGTCGTGCTGATGCCGACCGGCGGAGGCAAGAGCGTCTGCTACCAGGTGCCCGCTCTGGTGCGTGCGGGAACGGGCCTCGTGGTGAGCCCGCTCATCGCGCTCATGCACGACCAGGTCGATGCGCTCGTCGCCAACGGCGTGCGCGCCGCGTACCTCAACTCGACCCAGTCGCCGCCCGAGCGCGCTGCGGTCGAGCAGGCCTACCTCGCCGGCGACCTCGACCTGCTGTACGTCGCGCCTGAGCGGCTCAACACCGAGGCCACGCTGCGCTTCCTCGCGCGGGGTCGCCTCAGCGTCATCGCGATCGACGAGGCGCACTGCGTATCGCAGTGGGGCCACGACTTCCGTCCCGACTACCTCGCGCTCGGCGACCTGGCCGAGCGCTTCCCCGGCGTGCCCCGCCTCGCACTGACGGCCACCGCGACGCCGGCCACGCACCGCGAGATGACCGAGCGGCTCCGGCTGCCCGGCGCCCGGCACTTCGTGTCGAGCTTCGACCGGCCGAACATCCAGTACCGCATCGACGCCAAGACCGATCCGCGACGCCAGCTCGCCGCGTTCATCCGTTCGCAGCCCGAGGGGTCGGCCGGCATCGTCTATGCCCTGAGTCGCAAGTCGGTCGAGCAGACGGCCGAGTTCCTCCGCACGCAGGGCTTCGACGCCCTGCCGTACCACGCGGGCCTCGACTCCTCCATCCGCTCCGCGAACCAGTCGCGGTTCCTGCGCGACGACGGGGTCGTGATGGTCGCGACCATCGCCTTCGGCATGGGCATCGACAAGCCCGACGTGCGGTTCGTCGCGCACATCGACCTGCCGAAGTCGGTCGAGGGCTACTACCAGGAGACGGGCCGCGCCGGCCGCGACGGCGACCCGTCCGTGGTGTGGATGGCGTACGGCCTCGGCGACGTCGTGCAGCAGCGCCGCATGATCGACCAGAGCCCCGGCGATCGCGCCTACAAGACCCGCCTGGGGCAGCACCTCGACGCGATGCTGGGTCTCTGCGAGACGATCGGATGCCGCCGCCAGAACCTCCTCGCCTACTTCGGCCAGGACTCGGCTCCCTGCGGCAACTGCGACACCTGCCTCGAGGCCCCCGAGACGTGGGACGGCCTCGTCCCCGCCCAGAAGCTGCTGTCGACGATCGTGCGACTGCAGCGCGAGCGCAACCAGGCGTTCGGCGCCGGCCACCTGATCGACATCCTGCGCGGATCGTCGACCGAGCGCATCCGCCAGCAGGGTCACGACGCGCTGTCGACCTACGGTCTCGGCTCCGACCTCAGCGAGCAGGACTGGCGCAGCGTGATCCGGCAGCTGCTGGCGCGCGGCATCCTCGTCTCCCGCGGCGAGTACGGCACGCTCGCCCTCGGTGAGCCGGCCGGGGGCGTGCTGCGCGGCGAGACGCCAGTGCCGCTGCGGCGCGATGTGCTCGGGCGCACCACGACCACGCGGGTGCGCAAGACGTCGGCCTCCGACACGCTCGCCGAAGGCGACCGGAGCCTGTTCGAGGCGCTGCGCGAGTGGCGCGCGGGTATCGCGAAGGAGCTCGGCGTGCCTGCCTACATCGTGTTCGGCGATGCCACGCTTCGCGCCCTGGCGGAGATCCGCCCGGCGAGCCTCGCCGACCTCGACGGAGTCACCGGCATCGGCGCGAAGAAGCGCGAGGCCTACGGCGACGCCGTGCTCGAGGTCATCCGCGCGGCCTGA
- a CDS encoding septum formation family protein — protein sequence MAMSDRLKKGLAAGAVFLGVGIGGLVVNDVVNGPDASRDDTTQEVVEAGNEDVFALRVGDCFDDVEAAEFASLPVIPCDEPHTNQVFGSYALPDGDWPGDESIGEGSIAECDALFEKFVGIGYDESALDWWTISPTEESWTTEDDREVQCVIFDPAGEVTGTLEAAAR from the coding sequence ATGGCAATGTCGGACAGGTTGAAGAAGGGTCTCGCCGCGGGCGCGGTCTTCCTCGGTGTGGGAATCGGCGGCCTCGTGGTCAACGACGTCGTGAACGGGCCCGACGCCTCGCGCGACGACACGACACAAGAGGTCGTCGAAGCCGGCAACGAAGACGTCTTCGCCCTCCGTGTTGGCGACTGCTTCGACGACGTAGAAGCCGCGGAGTTCGCGAGTCTGCCTGTCATCCCGTGCGACGAGCCGCACACCAATCAAGTCTTCGGCTCCTACGCGCTCCCCGACGGGGACTGGCCCGGCGACGAGAGCATCGGAGAGGGGAGCATCGCCGAGTGCGACGCTCTGTTCGAGAAGTTCGTCGGGATCGGCTACGACGAGTCCGCGCTCGACTGGTGGACCATCAGCCCGACCGAGGAGAGCTGGACCACCGAGGACGACCGCGAGGTCCAGTGCGTGATCTTCGACCCAGCCGGCGAGGTCACCGGCACGCTCGAGGCCGCAGCCCGCTGA
- a CDS encoding GNAT family N-acetyltransferase: MQVTLTRWGPDDLPVLERANTPEMTAHLGGPETDEQLRERHARYLRLNASREACMLRIDVDGVPAGGIGYWQAEHDGVPAFETGWSVEPDWQGRGVAREALRQLIRLVVADGRRGLLVAYPGVDNAGSNALCRGAGFEHRGSATAPWRGGELTFNNWLLDVSPLDLAGRQPGVDEQFDGDLLDEARWWPFYTPHWASREATRARWSLGGGGLELRVGEDTPPWAPELDGDLRVSHLQTGQFSGPVSSDVGQHRFRDGLVVREEQPEQRGWLVRHGVIEVRLAAVKHRDVMVAFWPIGFEERPDDCGELCIAEIFGGELDDDGGWVGVGVKPQNDPRLREDFEKIRIDGDLTAMHDYAVEWTPERVRFFIDGTWVKTVVQSIDYPVQFMLDVYEFPRPDGIRDTAALPHVLRVERVRSFPPA, translated from the coding sequence ATGCAGGTCACGCTCACACGATGGGGTCCCGACGACCTCCCGGTGCTCGAGCGCGCCAACACCCCCGAGATGACCGCGCACCTCGGCGGTCCCGAGACCGACGAGCAGCTGCGCGAACGGCATGCGCGGTATCTGCGGCTCAACGCGAGCCGCGAGGCGTGCATGCTGCGCATCGACGTCGACGGCGTGCCCGCCGGCGGCATCGGGTACTGGCAGGCCGAGCACGACGGCGTGCCCGCCTTCGAGACCGGGTGGAGCGTCGAGCCGGACTGGCAGGGGCGCGGGGTCGCGAGAGAGGCGCTGCGGCAGCTCATCCGGCTGGTCGTCGCCGACGGTCGCCGCGGGCTGCTCGTCGCATATCCGGGCGTCGACAACGCGGGGTCGAATGCGCTGTGCCGCGGAGCCGGGTTCGAGCATCGCGGATCGGCGACCGCGCCCTGGCGCGGCGGCGAGCTCACGTTCAACAACTGGCTGCTCGACGTGTCGCCGCTCGATCTCGCTGGGCGGCAGCCCGGGGTCGACGAGCAGTTCGACGGCGACCTGCTCGATGAGGCGAGGTGGTGGCCGTTCTACACGCCGCACTGGGCGTCCCGCGAGGCGACGCGGGCGCGCTGGAGCCTCGGCGGCGGTGGGCTCGAGCTGCGCGTCGGCGAAGACACCCCGCCCTGGGCGCCCGAGCTCGACGGCGACCTCCGGGTGTCGCACCTGCAGACCGGTCAGTTCTCCGGGCCGGTCAGCAGCGACGTCGGCCAGCACCGATTCCGCGACGGGCTCGTCGTGCGCGAGGAGCAGCCCGAGCAGCGGGGCTGGCTCGTGCGCCACGGTGTGATCGAGGTACGCCTGGCCGCCGTCAAGCACCGCGATGTGATGGTCGCGTTCTGGCCGATCGGCTTCGAGGAGCGTCCCGACGACTGCGGAGAGCTGTGCATCGCCGAGATCTTCGGCGGCGAGCTCGACGACGACGGAGGCTGGGTGGGCGTCGGCGTCAAGCCGCAGAACGATCCTCGACTCCGCGAGGACTTCGAGAAGATCCGGATCGACGGCGACCTGACCGCGATGCACGACTACGCCGTCGAGTGGACGCCCGAGCGGGTGCGCTTCTTCATCGACGGCACCTGGGTGAAGACGGTGGTGCAGTCGATCGACTATCCGGTGCAGTTCATGCTCGACGTCTACGAGTTCCCGCGGCCCGACGGCATTCGCGACACCGCTGCGCTGCCGCACGTGCTCCGGGTCGAGCGGGTGCGTTCGTTCCCGCCCGCCTGA